The Nocardioides campestrisoli genome includes a window with the following:
- a CDS encoding PaaI family thioesterase has product MHGYHHEELTSDELARLEDLYGPFTQSVRELADATVRTTVDEDELRKVQAEIEALTARLRSSQIDGTYGVRFSSDGTTRPWGNAIVGLRNPVAPPLTVRPDPAGRAEADFVLGAGYEGPPGLVHGGISAAILDQLLGEAAGAGGKPGMTGSLTIRYRRPTPLDTPLTASAWIDRTEGWKTYCLGTIHHGDELCVEAEGLFIVPKWARSLVSPDERPPRFD; this is encoded by the coding sequence ATGCACGGCTACCACCACGAAGAGCTGACCTCTGACGAGCTCGCTCGGCTCGAGGACCTCTACGGTCCCTTCACCCAGAGCGTGCGCGAGCTCGCCGACGCGACCGTGCGCACCACGGTCGACGAGGACGAGCTGCGCAAGGTGCAGGCCGAGATCGAGGCGCTCACCGCGCGGCTGCGCAGCAGCCAGATCGACGGCACGTACGGCGTCCGGTTCAGCTCCGACGGGACCACCCGCCCGTGGGGCAACGCGATCGTGGGCCTGCGCAACCCGGTGGCCCCGCCGCTCACGGTGCGCCCCGACCCCGCGGGCCGGGCGGAGGCCGACTTCGTCCTCGGCGCCGGCTACGAAGGTCCGCCCGGTCTGGTGCACGGCGGGATCAGCGCCGCCATCCTCGACCAGCTGCTCGGCGAGGCCGCCGGGGCCGGCGGCAAGCCCGGCATGACGGGCAGCCTCACCATCCGCTACCGCCGCCCCACCCCGCTCGACACGCCGCTGACGGCCTCGGCGTGGATCGACCGCACCGAGGGGTGGAAGACCTACTGCCTGGGGACCATCCACCACGGCGACGAGCTGTGCGTGGAGGCCGAGGGCCTCTTCATCGTGCCGAAGTGGGCCCGCAGCCTGGTCTCGCCGGACGAGCGCCCGCCCCGGTTCGACTGA
- a CDS encoding ATP-binding protein has protein sequence MRERLIAAFIGLAVAVVLLYGIPRAYLLANMITEQETTKAGRAAELFALVVEERSARDEPTTQEFLERHLSPGSNLEYVDPSGDVVRAGPARADDDLVASRPVAGGGTVTLSRSSEVVDQRISEALLPLVLIGLGLLVVAGTVGYLMARRLSRPFGELAQAAEHLGRGRFDVHFPHYRVPEAEAIGEALRRASSQLDELVQREREFASNASHQLRTPITALRLQLEDLSMWSQTPPEVAEELQSYLSELDRLSGSITEILELARGRRLGDAVEVDLDELLGDVAERWRRQAEAAGRVLVHQEGRTAPVHVVPGPVIQVLDVLIENACSHGRGRITLATRERADLVAILVGDEGPRTIDDGVFRRGHSTPGGDGHGLGLAIASDLAASMGGRLSLLDEPTTTFALALPRADAGRRPATQAASGDGTD, from the coding sequence ATGCGTGAACGGCTGATCGCCGCCTTCATCGGGCTGGCGGTCGCCGTCGTCCTGCTCTACGGCATCCCGAGGGCCTACCTGCTGGCCAACATGATCACCGAGCAGGAGACGACGAAGGCCGGGCGCGCCGCCGAGCTCTTCGCGCTGGTCGTCGAGGAGCGCTCGGCGCGCGACGAGCCCACCACCCAGGAGTTCCTCGAGCGCCACCTCTCCCCGGGCTCCAACCTGGAGTACGTCGATCCCTCCGGTGACGTCGTGCGCGCCGGGCCGGCGCGGGCCGACGACGACCTGGTCGCCTCCCGACCGGTGGCGGGCGGCGGCACGGTGACCCTCTCGCGCTCCTCCGAGGTGGTCGACCAGCGGATCTCCGAGGCGCTGCTGCCCCTGGTGCTGATCGGATTGGGGCTGCTGGTGGTGGCCGGGACCGTCGGCTACCTGATGGCACGCCGGCTCTCGCGGCCCTTCGGCGAGCTCGCCCAGGCCGCGGAGCACCTGGGTCGCGGCCGCTTCGACGTGCACTTCCCCCACTACCGCGTCCCCGAGGCCGAGGCGATCGGGGAGGCCCTGCGCCGTGCCTCGAGCCAGCTCGACGAACTGGTGCAGCGCGAGCGCGAGTTCGCCTCCAACGCCTCCCACCAGCTGCGCACGCCGATCACCGCGCTGCGCCTCCAGCTGGAGGACCTGTCGATGTGGTCGCAGACGCCGCCCGAGGTGGCCGAGGAGCTGCAGAGCTACCTCTCCGAGCTGGACCGGCTCAGCGGCTCGATCACCGAGATCCTCGAGCTGGCGCGCGGACGCCGGCTGGGCGACGCGGTCGAGGTCGACCTCGACGAGCTGCTGGGCGACGTGGCCGAGCGCTGGCGTCGCCAGGCCGAGGCCGCGGGACGCGTCCTGGTGCACCAGGAGGGCCGGACCGCGCCGGTCCACGTGGTGCCGGGACCCGTCATCCAGGTGCTGGACGTGCTGATCGAGAACGCCTGCAGCCACGGACGTGGACGTATCACCCTGGCCACCAGGGAACGGGCAGACCTGGTGGCGATCCTGGTGGGCGACGAGGGACCGAGGACCATCGACGACGGGGTCTTCCGGCGCGGGCACAGCACGCCCGGCGGCGACGGCCACGGCCTGGGCCTGGCGATCGCCTCCGACCTGGCGGCCTCGATGGGCGGGCGGCTCTCCCTCCTGGACGAGCCGACCACCACCTTCGCCCTGGCGCTGCCGCGAGCCGACGCGGGTCGCCGCCCGGCCACGCAGGCGGCCTCGGGCGACGGAACCGACTAA
- a CDS encoding response regulator transcription factor yields MPTSVLVVEDDDKIAAPLVRTLEREGYEVERLPEGLPALPRLAAGGVDLLLLDLGLPDVDGLDLCRRAREDGFTGGIIILTARDGELDRVVGLDVGADDYLAKPFGLAELLARARALLRRSAPAPVATPVRTNGSTPRFRVDVQARRTWVGDRELQATTKEFDVLALLDATRGAVVARDQLISEVWDENWYGSTKTLDATIGRLRQKLEEAGASVEITTVRGVGFRLEDRPHA; encoded by the coding sequence ATGCCCACCTCCGTGCTCGTCGTCGAGGACGACGACAAGATCGCCGCTCCACTCGTCCGGACCCTGGAGCGTGAGGGGTACGAGGTGGAACGGCTCCCGGAGGGGCTGCCCGCGCTCCCCCGGCTCGCGGCTGGTGGGGTCGACCTGCTCCTGCTCGACCTGGGCCTGCCCGACGTCGACGGCCTCGACCTGTGCCGACGGGCCCGCGAGGACGGCTTCACCGGCGGGATCATCATCCTGACCGCCCGCGACGGCGAGCTGGACCGCGTGGTCGGGCTCGACGTCGGCGCCGACGACTACCTGGCCAAGCCCTTCGGCCTGGCCGAGCTGCTGGCCCGGGCCCGCGCCCTGCTGCGGCGCAGCGCGCCCGCCCCGGTCGCGACGCCGGTACGGACCAACGGGTCCACGCCGCGGTTCCGGGTCGACGTCCAGGCCCGGCGTACCTGGGTCGGCGACCGGGAGCTCCAGGCCACCACCAAGGAGTTCGACGTGCTCGCCCTGCTCGACGCGACCCGCGGCGCGGTGGTGGCCCGGGACCAGCTGATCAGCGAGGTCTGGGACGAGAACTGGTACGGCTCCACCAAGACCCTGGACGCCACGATCGGGCGGCTGCGGCAGAAGCTGGAGGAGGCGGGAGCCTCGGTGGAGATCACCACCGTGCGCGGTGTCGGCTTCCGGCTCGAGGACCGGCCACATGCGTGA
- a CDS encoding Ig-like domain-containing protein: MKVPRILNAAGVVLLAGTVTVAFPGLSSAVFSATTKNTATVTAAADWTPPIVAVEAPGTWVRGTVQVNATARDERSSVARVALQTQATQPAQTGWTALCTRTVAPYACAWDTTKVADGSYAVRATAEDTAGYSATAVATTQVDNTPPTVALTAPAGTVSGTVTFTGTAGDAGSGLRTVVLQRAAAGAGAWTDVCTATTAPTTSAWSCTVDTRPLADGRYDLRAVATDRAGNTTTSAVVANRTLDNAPALAGLDVQSVNGGRAAERLDGGDTLVYTFTREVNLGSILAGWNGAERNVQVRVAGGFFGGDVLEVSGVNLGSLELRGNYVLTIFGRTLPATMTAETETVGGRTRTKVVVRFQEIPSGISTPTPSSPADMTWTPSGSVTDLLGNRSSTSTVTESGPLDKEF, from the coding sequence ATGAAGGTCCCCCGGATCCTGAACGCCGCCGGCGTCGTCCTGCTCGCCGGCACCGTCACGGTGGCCTTCCCCGGCCTCTCCTCCGCGGTCTTCTCCGCGACCACCAAGAACACCGCCACGGTCACCGCCGCGGCCGACTGGACCCCCCCGATCGTGGCGGTCGAGGCGCCCGGCACCTGGGTGCGCGGCACCGTCCAGGTCAACGCGACGGCCCGCGACGAGCGCTCCTCGGTGGCCCGGGTGGCCCTCCAGACCCAGGCCACCCAGCCGGCCCAGACCGGCTGGACCGCGCTGTGCACCCGCACGGTCGCGCCGTACGCGTGCGCCTGGGACACCACCAAGGTCGCCGACGGGTCGTACGCCGTGCGCGCCACCGCCGAGGACACCGCCGGCTACAGCGCCACCGCCGTGGCGACCACCCAGGTGGACAACACCCCGCCGACCGTCGCGCTCACCGCCCCCGCGGGCACGGTCTCCGGCACCGTCACCTTCACCGGGACCGCCGGGGACGCCGGCTCAGGTCTGCGCACCGTGGTGCTGCAGCGTGCCGCCGCCGGCGCAGGCGCCTGGACCGACGTCTGCACGGCCACCACCGCGCCCACGACGTCGGCCTGGAGCTGCACCGTCGACACCCGTCCGCTCGCCGACGGCCGCTACGACCTCCGGGCCGTGGCCACCGACCGGGCCGGCAACACCACCACCTCGGCGGTGGTCGCCAACCGCACGCTGGACAACGCTCCCGCGCTGGCCGGACTCGACGTCCAGAGCGTCAACGGCGGCCGCGCCGCCGAGCGACTGGACGGCGGCGACACCCTGGTCTACACGTTCACCCGCGAGGTGAACCTGGGCAGCATCCTCGCCGGTTGGAACGGCGCCGAGCGCAACGTGCAGGTGCGGGTCGCCGGCGGGTTCTTCGGCGGCGACGTGCTGGAGGTCTCCGGAGTCAACCTCGGCAGCCTCGAGCTCAGGGGCAACTACGTGCTGACCATCTTCGGACGCACCCTCCCAGCGACGATGACCGCCGAGACCGAGACGGTCGGGGGGCGGACCCGCACCAAGGTCGTCGTGCGGTTCCAGGAGATCCCGTCCGGGATCAGCACCCCGACCCCCTCCTCGCCCGCCGACATGACCTGGACGCCCTCGGGGTCCGTGACCGACCTGCTCGGCAACCGGTCGTCGACCTCGACGGTCACCGAGTCCGGCCCGCTCGACAAGGAGTTCTGA
- a CDS encoding signal peptidase I — MRKIAQALRRPVRALNTLLLLAVMAGSAAYIAPSFFGYERYIITGGSMSGTIEKGSIVFEKQVRVGELEVGDVITYLPPTDSGVTTLVTHRITSIKSDENGVPVYRTKGDANADVDPWKFSLLADTQPVVAYDVPLLGYAFIFLADPGNRMLVIGVPAAGIALMALRDLVKALRRHDGRPTNPVHPLPVHPESEKQRRLSA, encoded by the coding sequence ATGAGGAAGATCGCCCAGGCCCTGCGACGGCCGGTGCGCGCGCTCAACACCCTGCTGCTGCTGGCCGTGATGGCAGGGTCGGCGGCCTACATCGCCCCCTCGTTCTTCGGCTACGAGCGCTACATCATCACCGGCGGCTCGATGTCGGGGACCATCGAGAAGGGCTCGATCGTCTTCGAGAAGCAGGTCCGGGTGGGCGAGCTCGAGGTCGGCGACGTGATCACCTACCTCCCGCCCACCGACAGCGGCGTCACCACGCTGGTCACGCACCGGATCACCTCGATCAAGAGCGACGAGAACGGCGTCCCGGTCTACCGGACCAAGGGTGATGCCAACGCCGACGTCGACCCGTGGAAGTTCAGCCTGCTCGCCGACACCCAGCCGGTGGTGGCCTACGACGTCCCGCTCCTCGGCTACGCCTTCATCTTCCTCGCCGACCCGGGCAACCGGATGCTCGTGATCGGCGTCCCCGCCGCAGGGATCGCCCTGATGGCGCTGCGCGACCTGGTGAAGGCCCTGCGTCGACACGACGGCCGCCCGACGAACCCGGTGCACCCGCTCCCCGTCCACCCGGAGTCCGAGAAGCAGCGTCGCCTGTCGGCGTGA
- a CDS encoding TasA family protein, protein MQNTTKVLVPLATLLAAGAIAVGSGATFTSTSSNTISAVTSGTLTHSNSKADKAVFNLTDLKPGDTLNGSLTLTNTGSLDAGFGLTEVSSTNGFSAENLKLVITDIAGGTPVYSGTFGGLEDGKRQALGTITAGAARTYRFQVTLAQATGNEDQGKTATATYVWDSAQLTGTTTNQ, encoded by the coding sequence ATGCAGAACACCACGAAGGTCCTCGTCCCCCTCGCCACCCTGCTCGCGGCCGGCGCCATCGCCGTGGGCTCCGGGGCGACCTTCACCTCGACCAGCTCCAACACCATCAGCGCCGTCACCTCCGGCACCCTGACGCACAGCAACTCCAAGGCCGACAAGGCCGTGTTCAACCTGACCGACCTCAAGCCCGGTGACACCCTCAACGGCTCGCTCACGCTGACCAACACCGGCTCCCTCGACGCCGGCTTCGGCCTCACTGAGGTCTCCTCGACCAACGGCTTCTCCGCCGAGAACCTCAAGCTCGTGATCACCGACATCGCCGGCGGCACCCCCGTCTACTCCGGCACGTTCGGCGGCCTCGAGGACGGCAAGCGCCAGGCCCTGGGCACCATCACCGCCGGCGCCGCCAGGACCTACCGCTTCCAGGTCACCCTCGCCCAGGCCACCGGCAACGAGGACCAGGGCAAGACCGCCACCGCCACCTACGTCTGGGACTCCGCGCAGCTCACCGGGACCACCACCAACCAGTGA